tTTACCACAAGAAAcccacaaaaacacaaaaaatcaaagaaatcaaataaTCCACCACCACCGCAGCaagaacacaaaaaatcaaataaaccaccacaacaacaacaccaaaaaataaaataaaaaataaaaaaattcaaagaaaaatccaCCACGGCAAATTCACGACAACAACACACCTACCACCACCATGgacaaaaacccacaaaaaattaaagaaaaattcacatcaaaacTCATTGGAAATCAAACCCGTTACCACCGTGAGGCACcgaaaatcaaacccaaaacccacccGAAATTCACACACCACCGCAAGGCACACGACGTAGGTCTCACCACGCCACACGCCATGCCACACCCACGCCGACTTCCAACCCAACTCCAATGGCATGCTTAAATGTGAGAGAGGGAGTGAGGATGAGGACAAAGAtagaatcagagagagagagagagagagagaattgagtGTATGCCAATCTCCACGCCGTGGCACGGCAACCTCCAACCCAGCTCCGATGGCATgcttaaaagaagaagatagaaagATGTGAGAGAGGGAGTGAGGATGAAGAcagagataataaaaaataaaaaataaaaaactgagtggctgagagagagaaaacaaataataaaatatttatccAAGATACTACAGTActgtcataaaaaaaaagacggtactgtagcagtattgtaaaaaattttacaattttacaagTTTAGCAGGCCTGCTGTTGAATACTTTTGAGGCTTAATGCTAAATATTGCTAACATATGACATTTACAATTcccattgtgaatgctctaactcaCTTTGCATCATACCTTTGTTTAATTCTTGAATCATATTCTCATTATTACCATTAAAAATTAAGTCatcaaaataaactaaaacGTTAAGACCAAAGGCTTCTTTCCTCCTTGATTTTCTTTCcgggaaaataaaaacaaaacaacaccaACTTCAATTAagaataatcatcaacaaaCATAAAGGGAATGCCTACATTTGCTGGTTGAGACAAGTTCACATGTTTTTCAAATATGTCAATATGAATAAACTCTAGTGGTTTTATTTGGGTCAAAATAGGAAATTAACCCTGtttgccaaacaatataattagtaggcactgttttcaaactatattttttactaacatctcgagtctaagaggCTCAATTTTGgactataaatcgagtctttgagggtCGGTTTTCATGTTCTGATCGGGTCTGAGTTGGCACTTTTTTCCACGTGGCGTACACctgtaaatcgagtctctaagactcgatttacatcTGCAACATTTACAgtacaaatattttcaagtgtctGGAGACCTAGACCCAGTTCTTCTCCCACTCTCCTTTCTCAAACTTCCAAAGTCCCAAAAAACCCAagaacaaaatccaaaataaaaactgatcgaatcaaaaacccaaacccaaaaatcaaaaaatacacTCTAACCGCCACTTGGGCCACGCAACCCAAGCCAGCGTGACCCAGGCTGCGTAGCCTGGGTTAACGAGCTCAAACCACTAGCAGCGTTGGGCAAGGTTATTGCAGACCGATTTAGTTATGTTGCTGAGGAAGTTAAGAAAAGTTGGGGTGGcgattggtggtggtggcgatGGTGTTTGAGATTGGGAGAATTGAGGGAGATGTGGTGGAGGACATGGTTGTTGACTTTCTGTTTGTTTGTTGGACCTGAGAATTTGGGAGTTggaaaacagagaaagagagacgaAGAGAAGGTGGGTGTGCTTATAAAACATTATACTTGTTTTTTAAAGGGTGCGTATAAATCGAGgcttagaaactcgatttccaaaTGGTCGCCACGtgaaaaaaatgccacatcaaacgtgatcaacccatgaaaatcgGGTCTtgaagactcgatttataggccctaaattgagtctcttagactcaagatgctagtaaaaaatataacttgAAAATAgtgcctactaattatattgtttggcaaacaggattaatttcccattttggcCCTTTATTTGCTCTCCATGAGGTCTGTTTTGGAAATGACCATCAAATTGCTTTCTCATTATAAATTCACATGGCTCCAATTTGGTCTCTTTTTCATGCAATCCATTAACCATTTCTTTCTGATTCAGTAGTTTCAACCCATGGCTTAAATCTATTAATCAaatttatccccaaaaaaaaccaatagaAATGAAGTAAAAAGTCAAACATACTTGATATCTCTAGAATAACATGCACCATCGTAGGACATTGTTTGTTGGACCTGAGAATTTGGGatttggaaaacaaagaaagagagacgaAGAGAAGGTGGGTGTGCTTATAAAACATTATACTTGTTTTTTAAAGGGTGCGTATAAATCGAGGCTTAGAAACTTGATTTCCAAATGGTCGCCACGtgaaaaaaatgccacatcaaacgTGATTAACCCATGAAAATCAggtctttaagactcgatttataggccctaaattgagtctcttagactcaagatgctaataaaaaatataacttgaAAATAgtgcctactaattatattgtttggcaaacaggattaatttcccattttggcCCTTTATTTACTCTCCATGAGGTCTGTTTTGGAAATGACCATCAAATTGCTTTCTCATTATAAATTCACATGGCTccaatttggtctctatttcATGCAATCCATTAACCATTTCTTTCTGATTCAGTAGTTTCAACCCATAACTTAAATCTATTAATCAaatttatccccaaaaaaaaccaatagaAACGAAGTAAAAAGTCAGACATACTTGATATCTCTAGAATAACATGCACCATCGTAGGACATTGTTTGTTGGACCTGAGAATTTGGGAGTTggaaaacagagaaagagagatgaagagaagGTGGGTGTGCTTATAAAACATTATACTTGTTTTTTAAAGGGTGCGTATAAATCGAGgcttagaaactcgatttccaaaTGGTCGTCACgtgaaaaaatgccacatcaaacgtgatcaacccatgaaaatcgggtctttaagactcgatttataggccctaAATTGAATCTCTTAGACTCaagatgttagtaaaaaatataacttgAAAATAGTGCCTACTAATTAGATTGTTTGGCAAACAGGAGTAATTTCCCATTTTGACCCTTTATTTGCTCTCCATGAGGTCTGTTTTGGAAATGACCATCAAATTGCTTTCTCATTATAAATTCACATGGCTccaatttggtctctatttcATGCAATCCATTAACCATTTCTTTCTGATTCAGTAGTTTCAACCCATGACTTAAATCTATTAATcaaatttatcccaaaaaaaaaccaatagaaacctattaatcaaatttatcccaaaaaaaaccaatagaAACGAAGTAAAAAGTCAGACATACTTGATATCTCTAGAATAACATGCACCATCGTAGGACATTTTTAATCCGTTCCTTCTTCATATTAAAGTTTGTCCTATTCCCCTTACCTGGCTTACACCTGTTATCAAATTGTCTTGAAAGCGGATACGGCTGTAACTTGAAAGTGAGGCTAAAAAAAGAGGTTGCACacaaattgattaaaatacAACGCGTTATCACGCTGGCGTCTCACTGCCACTACTCAATCCCTTCTTTGTAGTTTCTCCCCCAAACTTTTGGGTAGCACTATATATATTTCTACTTACAATTCTTCTTCTCCACAACTCGGTCTCTACAGTATATTCTAGCTTCTTACTTTCTCAGATCTCAACTTCTTATCTTTAGAACTTTAGTAAACACCTCAACAGAGATCGCACCTCTAAAATTCATCATGGCTTCTTTAGATTACACACACTTATTACTACAGCTAGTTCTACTAATCTCTTTCTTCCATTTCAACTTGGCAGCAAGGAGACTTGCTAGTTCAGCTGAAACCCAACAACCTTTACCCTTCCAATACCACAATGGCCCTCTTCTTACTGGAAAAATCTCCATCAATCTCATCTGGTATGGCAAATTCAAGCCCACACAAAGAGCTATTATCTCAGATTTCATTGCCTCTCTTTCTACTTCCACACCCACAAAATCTCAACCCTCTGTTGCCACCTGGTGGAAAACCACTGAGAAATACTACCACCTCAGCAACTCGAAGAAGCCCTCCACTCTTGTACTCTCAATGGGTACACAGATCATTGATGAGACTTACTCCTTAGGCAAATCACTCTCAAATCTACAAATAGAAGAGTTGGCATCAAAGGGTGCCCATGAAAATGCCATTAACGTGATTCTAACATCAGCTGATGTGGCAGTTGAAGGCTTTTGTATGAGCAAATGTGGAACCCATGGTTCTTCAAAAGCTGCTTCTGTTCAAGGCAAAAGCTACAAATTTGCTTACATTTGGGTTGGAAACTCGGAGACTCAATGCCCAGGTCAATGCGCTTGGCCATTTCACCAGCCCATATATGGACCCCAGAGCCCTCCCCTTG
The sequence above is drawn from the Quercus lobata isolate SW786 chromosome 12, ValleyOak3.0 Primary Assembly, whole genome shotgun sequence genome and encodes:
- the LOC115971771 gene encoding protein EXORDIUM-like, whose product is MASLDYTHLLLQLVLLISFFHFNLAARRLASSAETQQPLPFQYHNGPLLTGKISINLIWYGKFKPTQRAIISDFIASLSTSTPTKSQPSVATWWKTTEKYYHLSNSKKPSTLVLSMGTQIIDETYSLGKSLSNLQIEELASKGAHENAINVILTSADVAVEGFCMSKCGTHGSSKAASVQGKSYKFAYIWVGNSETQCPGQCAWPFHQPIYGPQSPPLVAPNNDVGLDGMVINLASLLAGTTTNPFGNGYFQGPKDAPLEAASACPGVYGKGAYPGYAGDLLVDPTTGASYNANGGNGRKYLLPALFDPSTKSCSTLV